Proteins encoded together in one Myxococcales bacterium window:
- a CDS encoding carboxypeptidase regulatory-like domain-containing protein produces MPSAANPPPDEAKMPPRARAKLDVFRTWAVLVAHTLALLVLGTIPGSMLHPLEVELSAPSLPADVSERPASLEVLLYRRGVEVAPDAGAGKGDEVAKGEPVAEARVRAFTILEGRAYTAADVRTRDGHAELTRLPVGEHWIVAEAEGLARASRMVMLVPGARSLELVLGPAHALDVVVVDEAGAPVPGADVEVQGQDPFPLGARSDAEGRAHVTRLSEGPYTVVVSAMGFDTVETRKPSGTTEVRVVVKKLSALVVTVVGPDGAKVPKARVEITSAVLWPSRRADTDDAGSVRISGLAEGTYALRATQGALASPTELAVTLARGETKELTLHLSAGMWVTVRVVEVDGESRTPLAGSRVVLAESGLSAFPVEGITGKDGTVALGPIPRGGASVMASHDGYVSATVAVSEGPVDVGLVRAGTLVGRVVDGRGYAVDGARIEVVGTDLSGMPVADDPRRAAFRGRSFDAALSGPRPLVPRGELGVMPGPLPDTPHGGGGASPSTRGTALGGEGWLSERDGRFRLSPVTPGRVRVVVRHPQFVEAQSELVELSPGGTAEVQVTMRGGGTLEGRVVDSHDRAVEGAEVVAMAMRGTLERMTRTDRAGAFAFASVPEDVVLVVERPRGERGSAARVEARVPEGGRAQVRIVLPDARDDLPVRVVDSRGDGIDGAQITVGSLDPSQPFRATVFTDKRGEATLAGARGVPLHVEVRAPHVATRTLVTDENYKEIRVELAPAEAVEGEVRTPRRDGIDGAAVTLYCDDGAHRTRTDKDGNFVLRDAPAGACRLQVRAKGYAPRVVEVAVLGSRGRRATTVPRVTLEEEAVVEGLVVDPKGQPVPLARVAKDAVPVVLVSGTLPPGVAETDARGKFRLGELPSGLVTLEAFAPGRGQALTQLRLYSGRTSKDVKLTLGEKARGEPEAKGSGGVAVTLGERAGPPAEVGIVTVVEGSSAERAGLAPGDVIVEVSGVPVHTIAEARGRLTGPLADDVVLKVRRGEAPLTVRVSREEVRR; encoded by the coding sequence ATGCCCTCCGCCGCGAACCCGCCGCCCGACGAGGCGAAGATGCCCCCCCGGGCGCGCGCGAAGCTCGACGTCTTTCGCACATGGGCGGTCCTCGTCGCACATACGCTCGCGCTGCTGGTGCTCGGCACGATCCCGGGCTCGATGCTCCATCCCCTCGAGGTGGAGCTCTCGGCGCCGAGCTTGCCGGCCGACGTCTCTGAGCGGCCCGCCTCGCTCGAGGTGCTGCTCTACCGCCGAGGCGTGGAGGTCGCGCCGGACGCGGGTGCGGGGAAGGGCGACGAGGTCGCGAAGGGAGAGCCGGTCGCCGAGGCGCGTGTGCGAGCGTTCACCATCCTCGAGGGGCGCGCGTACACCGCCGCGGACGTGCGCACGAGAGACGGTCACGCCGAGCTCACGCGGCTTCCCGTAGGCGAGCACTGGATCGTGGCGGAGGCCGAAGGGCTCGCGCGCGCGTCGCGGATGGTGATGCTCGTGCCTGGCGCGAGGTCCCTCGAGCTCGTGCTCGGGCCGGCTCACGCGCTCGACGTCGTGGTGGTCGACGAGGCGGGCGCGCCCGTACCGGGGGCCGACGTCGAGGTGCAGGGACAAGACCCGTTTCCGCTCGGCGCACGGTCCGACGCGGAGGGCCGCGCCCACGTGACGCGCCTCTCCGAGGGGCCGTACACGGTGGTCGTCTCGGCCATGGGGTTCGACACCGTCGAGACGCGCAAGCCGAGCGGCACCACCGAGGTGCGCGTGGTCGTGAAGAAGCTCTCGGCGCTCGTCGTCACGGTGGTCGGGCCCGACGGCGCGAAGGTCCCGAAGGCGCGCGTCGAGATCACGTCGGCCGTGCTCTGGCCATCGCGGCGCGCCGACACGGACGACGCGGGCTCCGTGCGCATCTCCGGGCTCGCCGAGGGCACGTACGCGCTCCGAGCCACGCAGGGGGCGCTCGCGTCCCCCACCGAGCTCGCGGTCACCCTCGCGCGTGGCGAGACGAAAGAGCTCACGCTGCACCTCTCGGCCGGCATGTGGGTCACCGTGCGCGTCGTCGAGGTCGACGGCGAGTCCCGCACGCCGCTCGCCGGCTCGAGGGTGGTGCTCGCCGAGTCGGGCCTGTCGGCGTTCCCGGTCGAGGGCATCACGGGGAAAGACGGCACCGTGGCGCTCGGGCCGATCCCTCGCGGAGGCGCGAGCGTGATGGCCAGCCACGACGGCTACGTGTCGGCCACCGTGGCGGTGTCGGAGGGGCCGGTCGACGTGGGGCTCGTCCGTGCGGGCACGCTCGTCGGTCGTGTGGTCGACGGGCGCGGGTACGCGGTCGACGGCGCGCGCATCGAGGTCGTAGGCACGGATCTCTCGGGCATGCCCGTGGCGGACGACCCGCGCCGCGCGGCGTTCCGCGGCCGATCGTTCGACGCCGCGCTCTCGGGCCCGAGGCCGCTCGTCCCTCGAGGGGAGCTCGGGGTGATGCCGGGCCCGCTCCCCGACACCCCGCACGGGGGCGGAGGCGCGAGTCCGTCGACGCGGGGGACGGCGCTCGGCGGAGAAGGGTGGCTCTCGGAGCGCGACGGGAGGTTCCGCCTCTCGCCGGTCACCCCAGGTCGAGTGCGCGTGGTGGTGAGGCACCCGCAGTTCGTCGAGGCGCAGAGCGAGCTCGTGGAGCTTTCGCCCGGCGGAACGGCCGAGGTCCAGGTGACGATGCGCGGCGGCGGCACGCTCGAGGGGCGCGTGGTCGATTCGCACGACCGCGCCGTCGAGGGGGCCGAGGTCGTCGCGATGGCCATGCGGGGCACGCTCGAGCGGATGACACGCACCGACCGCGCGGGGGCGTTCGCGTTCGCTTCGGTGCCCGAGGACGTCGTGCTCGTGGTGGAGCGGCCGCGTGGCGAACGAGGCAGCGCGGCGCGCGTCGAGGCGCGTGTCCCCGAAGGTGGGCGCGCCCAGGTGCGCATCGTTCTCCCCGACGCACGCGACGACCTTCCCGTGCGCGTCGTGGACAGCCGCGGCGACGGCATCGACGGCGCGCAGATCACCGTGGGCTCTCTCGATCCGTCGCAGCCCTTTCGTGCCACCGTGTTCACGGACAAACGCGGCGAAGCCACCCTCGCGGGCGCACGCGGTGTGCCGCTCCACGTCGAGGTCCGCGCCCCGCACGTGGCGACACGAACGCTCGTAACCGACGAAAACTACAAAGAGATTCGTGTCGAGCTCGCGCCGGCCGAGGCCGTCGAAGGGGAGGTCCGCACCCCTCGCCGCGACGGGATCGACGGCGCGGCGGTCACGCTCTACTGCGACGACGGCGCGCACCGCACACGCACCGACAAGGACGGAAACTTCGTCCTGCGCGACGCTCCCGCGGGCGCGTGCCGGCTCCAGGTCCGGGCCAAGGGATACGCGCCGCGCGTCGTCGAGGTGGCCGTGCTCGGGAGCCGCGGGAGGCGCGCGACCACGGTGCCTCGGGTGACGCTCGAGGAGGAGGCCGTGGTCGAGGGGCTCGTCGTCGATCCGAAGGGGCAGCCCGTGCCGCTCGCGCGGGTCGCGAAGGACGCGGTGCCCGTCGTGCTCGTCTCGGGCACGCTCCCTCCCGGTGTCGCCGAGACCGACGCTCGCGGCAAGTTTCGCTTGGGCGAGCTGCCTTCGGGCCTCGTGACGCTCGAGGCGTTCGCGCCGGGCCGCGGGCAGGCGCTCACGCAGCTCCGTCTTTACTCGGGCCGCACCTCCAAAGACGTGAAGCTCACCCTCGGCGAGAAGGCGCGTGGGGAGCCCGAAGCGAAGGGCTCGGGAGGGGTCGCGGTCACGCTCGGGGAGCGCGCGGGGCCGCCGGCCGAGGTGGGCATCGTGACGGTGGTCGAGGGCAGCTCGGCCGAGCGCGCGGGCCTCGCCCCAGGCGACGTGATCGTCGAGGTGTCGGGCGTGCCGGTGCACACGATCGCCGAGGCACGCGGGAGGCTCACCGGCCCCCTCGCCGACGACGTGGTGCTGAAGGTGCGCCGCGGCGAGGCCCCGCTCACGGTGCGGGTCTCGCGCGAAGAGGTGCGAAGGTGA
- the aceK gene encoding bifunctional isocitrate dehydrogenase kinase/phosphatase yields the protein MDLSRAPLFAATLLEGFDRHYRLFRELSCGAKERFTKGNWEAAREAVRTRIDMYDERVRETVQKLRDTFPDECENEAFYRAVKPAYIGLLYEHKQPECAETFYNSVATRLLHRTYHQNDCIFSRPAISTEHIEGEEPTYHCYYPRSVELEGTLRKMLVDTGLGALGGRFEDLERDTGYLMRAIAEHFPRGWDSDKGFQLQVLRSLFFRGLSAYLVGRSILGGTVVPFVIPLRRGPLGDLYVDTILLDTKAVGRLFSLARDYFMVDMEVPSAYVAFLETVVPSRSRSELYTLVGLQKQGKTLHFRDLVWHLRHSTDKFEIAPGVRGMVMLVFSLPSFPYVFKVIRDWFEPPKDADRKLVEERYKLVKHHDRAGRMADSLEYVDVSFPKDRFREDLLDEMRRIAPQSVEIGEDRVLVRHLYVERKLVPLDMAVADADDTKLAQVLGEYGDCIKDLAAANIFPGDLMLKNFGVTRFGRVLFYDYDEIAYVTSCRFRSMPKPRDDDDEMRAEPWFNVGPDDVFPEQFPTFLLPPGKPRQVFCEKHPELATASYWLEMKSAIEAGRVEERSPYPDALRFAVRYGRGPR from the coding sequence ATGGATCTGTCGCGCGCCCCGCTCTTCGCCGCCACGCTGCTCGAGGGTTTCGATCGCCACTATCGCCTCTTCCGGGAGCTCTCGTGCGGGGCCAAGGAGCGCTTCACCAAGGGCAACTGGGAGGCGGCGCGCGAGGCCGTGCGCACCCGCATCGACATGTACGACGAGCGCGTCCGCGAGACCGTGCAGAAGCTCCGCGACACGTTCCCCGACGAGTGCGAAAACGAGGCTTTTTACCGCGCGGTGAAGCCCGCTTACATCGGCCTCCTCTACGAGCACAAACAGCCCGAGTGCGCCGAGACCTTCTACAACTCGGTGGCGACGCGGCTGCTCCACCGCACCTACCACCAGAACGACTGCATCTTCTCGAGGCCCGCGATCTCGACCGAGCACATCGAGGGCGAAGAGCCCACCTACCACTGCTACTACCCCCGCAGCGTCGAGCTCGAGGGCACCCTCCGCAAGATGCTGGTCGACACGGGCCTCGGCGCCCTCGGAGGCCGCTTCGAGGACCTCGAGCGCGACACGGGCTATCTCATGCGCGCGATCGCCGAGCACTTCCCGCGCGGGTGGGACAGCGACAAGGGCTTCCAGCTCCAGGTGCTGCGCTCGCTCTTCTTCCGCGGGCTCTCGGCGTACCTCGTGGGGCGCTCGATCCTCGGGGGCACCGTGGTGCCGTTCGTGATCCCGCTCCGGAGGGGCCCCCTCGGCGATCTCTACGTGGACACCATCTTGCTCGACACGAAGGCCGTGGGCCGGCTCTTCAGCCTCGCGCGCGACTACTTCATGGTCGACATGGAGGTGCCCTCGGCCTACGTGGCCTTCCTCGAGACGGTCGTCCCGAGCCGCTCGCGGTCCGAGCTCTACACGCTGGTCGGCCTGCAAAAACAGGGCAAGACGCTCCACTTCCGAGACCTCGTGTGGCACCTCCGCCACTCGACCGACAAGTTCGAGATCGCCCCGGGCGTGCGCGGCATGGTGATGCTCGTGTTCTCGCTGCCGAGCTTCCCGTACGTGTTCAAGGTCATCCGCGACTGGTTCGAGCCCCCGAAGGACGCGGACCGTAAGCTCGTCGAGGAGCGGTACAAGCTCGTGAAGCACCACGATCGCGCGGGTCGCATGGCCGACTCGCTCGAGTACGTGGACGTGTCGTTCCCGAAGGACCGCTTCCGCGAGGATCTCCTCGACGAGATGCGCCGCATCGCGCCCCAGTCGGTCGAAATCGGCGAGGACCGTGTGCTCGTGCGTCACCTCTACGTCGAGCGCAAGCTCGTGCCGCTCGACATGGCCGTGGCCGACGCCGACGACACGAAGCTCGCGCAGGTGCTCGGCGAGTACGGCGACTGCATCAAGGACCTCGCCGCGGCCAACATCTTCCCGGGCGACCTCATGCTGAAGAACTTCGGCGTGACGCGGTTCGGGCGGGTGCTCTTCTACGACTACGACGAGATCGCCTACGTCACGTCGTGCCGCTTCCGGTCGATGCCGAAGCCCCGCGACGACGACGACGAGATGCGCGCCGAGCCCTGGTTCAACGTGGGCCCGGACGACGTGTTCCCCGAGCAGTTTCCCACGTTTCTCTTGCCCCCGGGCAAGCCCCGTCAGGTCTTCTGCGAGAAGCACCCCGAGCTCGCCACGGCATCGTATTGGCTCGAGATGAAGTCGGCGATCGAGGCGGGCCGTGTCGAAGAGCGCTCTCCGTACCCCGACGCGTTGCGGTTCGCCGTGCGCTACGGGCGAGGCCCGAGGTGA
- a CDS encoding cytochrome c — MRRGPWLASALTAALFVLSCKHGAPVPEGATLELVDDGKPARTIDLAALTKAIPAETFTAYDPYYGKPKTFRALPFSKVLEVGFGGKPSLGGREVLLKARDGYTVPMRPSLAEEPGAYVAFEDVDVPAWEPIGPQRANPGPFYFVWKGEHQQDLEGHPRPWQLARIEIVRFEARFPHTLPKGEAEGSLASRGFVLFRERCVKCHAMNREGGRVGPELNVPKNVLEYRTEAEVRAYIKNPLSLRYGNMPPHPDLTEADLDALVGYLSAMRSQKHDADARPDGGP; from the coding sequence GTGAGGCGTGGGCCGTGGCTCGCCTCGGCGCTGACGGCGGCCCTCTTCGTGCTCTCGTGCAAACACGGCGCTCCCGTGCCCGAGGGCGCGACGCTCGAGCTCGTCGACGACGGGAAGCCTGCGCGTACGATCGACCTCGCCGCGCTCACGAAGGCCATCCCCGCCGAGACGTTCACGGCCTACGATCCGTACTACGGCAAGCCGAAGACGTTTCGCGCCCTCCCGTTCTCGAAGGTGCTCGAGGTCGGCTTCGGCGGCAAACCTTCGCTCGGCGGCCGCGAGGTTTTGCTCAAGGCGCGGGACGGCTACACGGTGCCCATGCGCCCCTCGCTCGCCGAAGAGCCGGGCGCGTACGTCGCCTTCGAGGACGTGGACGTGCCGGCGTGGGAGCCCATCGGCCCGCAGCGCGCGAACCCGGGGCCCTTCTATTTCGTGTGGAAGGGCGAGCATCAACAAGACCTCGAAGGTCACCCGCGGCCGTGGCAGCTCGCGCGCATCGAGATCGTGCGCTTCGAGGCGCGGTTCCCGCACACGCTCCCGAAGGGAGAGGCCGAGGGCAGCCTCGCGTCGAGGGGCTTCGTGTTGTTCCGCGAGCGCTGCGTGAAGTGCCACGCCATGAACCGCGAGGGAGGGCGCGTGGGGCCCGAGCTCAACGTGCCGAAGAACGTGCTCGAGTACCGCACGGAGGCCGAGGTGCGGGCGTACATCAAGAACCCGCTCTCGCTCCGCTACGGCAACATGCCGCCTCACCCCGATCTCACCGAGGCCGATCTCGACGCGCTCGTAGGCTATCTTTCGGCCATGAGGTCGCAGAAACACGACGCCGACGCGCGCCCCGACGGGGGCCCGTGA